Proteins found in one Triticum urartu cultivar G1812 chromosome 4, Tu2.1, whole genome shotgun sequence genomic segment:
- the LOC125551623 gene encoding uncharacterized protein LOC125551623, which yields MHTGADHDRTSMAKWDSTYPRSKQRSTPPRRSLALRRKRSSHRVALGLSSRDSGASGADLELAVPKRRRSIGRSTTTTSSSSVQKGNDGHARVKRGARLEEAGIAHFLAALERTWKKMVAGASRMFVERHRSSHMQLISDMV from the exons ATGCACACAGGTGCCGACCACGACCGCACCAGCATGGCCAAGTGGGATTCCACCTACCCGCGCTCCAAGCAGCGGTCAACCCCTCCCCGCCGCAGCCTCGCGCTGCGCCGCAAGCGCTCGTCCCACCGTGTCGCATTGGGGCTCTCCTCTAGAGACTCCGGCGCGTCTGGGGCGGATCTGGAGCTGGCGGTGCCCAAGCGGCGTCGCAGCATCGGCAGGTCCACCACcacaacctcctcctcctccgtgcaGAAGGGCAACGACGGCCATGCGCGTGTGAAGCGAGGCGCGCGGCTCGAAGAGGCCGGCATCGCGCACTTCCTCGCCGCGCTGGAGCGG ACGTGGAAGAAGATGGTGGCGGGCGCGTCGAGGATGTTCGTGGAGAGGCACCGGAGCAGCCACATGCAGCTCATCAGCGACATGGTCTAG